CCATGATTTTGACTGAGGGAGAGCGGATGCTTTTGACACCGACGTACCATGTATTTGATATGTTTAAGGTACACCAGGATGCTTCTCTTTTAGACACTGAAACAACGTCTGCTGACTATGAATGGAAGGAAGAAACGCTGCCGCAAATCAGTGTTTCAGCCTCGAAACATGCAGAAGGCGATATCAATATTACGATTTGCAACATTGACCATCAAAACAAAGCGGAGGCCGAGATTGAACTGAGAGGTGTTGACAAGACTGCGGACCATTCCGGAGTCATTCTCACGGCAGAAAAAATGAATGCCCATAACACGTTTGACGATCCTCATCACGTCAAACCGGAATCTTTCAGCCAATACACGCTCAACAAAAACAAACTGAAAGTAAAACTCCCGCCTATGTCAGTTGTCTTACTCACGCTGCGGGCTGATTCTTAACCAAGCGAGAGCGCCGGAGGTTCATGCCGGCGCTCTCTTTCATGTTTGAAAATTGCTCCGGGAGGGCATGGTAAAGTACATGACAGTAAAGAGGAGTGTTATTCTATGCTTCGTACCATTCTAATGATCATCGGGGCAATTGTAGTGATCGGGGCCATTATCAGATTTGTGTTTTAATGAAAAAAGACATATCCCATTCCATCAAGACAAAAATGAGTAAACCGATTGCGATCAGGAGAAAATAATTTCTAAGCATTAAAATAGCGTGAACGAATGGGAGATGCTATACTAAACATCATCATTCACAATTGGAGGAATTCAATAATGGCTATCGTAAAAGCAACTGATCAATCTTTCTCAGCTGAAACAAGCGAAGGCGTCGTACTGGCTGATTTCTGGGCTCCTTGGTGCGGACCTTGTAAAATGATTGCACCTGTTCTTGAAGAACTGGATCAAGAAATGGGAGACAAACTCAAAATCGTAAAAATCGATGTGGATGAAAACCAAGAAACAGCCGGAAAATACGGCGTTATGAGCATCCCGACACTTCTTGTGTTAAAAGACGGAGAAGTTGTTGAAACTTCTGTCGGCTTCAAACCGAAAGAAGCGCTTCAAGAGCTTGTAAACAAACATCTTTAATTTACGGCTGCTTACATGCCAGAGCGATTCCGATTGAGGGATCGCTTTTTTTATTCGCCAATTGTGAACCGTAGAGAAAAACAAACGTTCGTGTTAAACTGGAAATAAAGGACTAAATATAAGGAAGGGTAACAGATGAACAAACAACTGAAAGAAAAACTCGCCCTCCTTCCTGATCAGCCCGGGTGTTATCTCATGAAGGACCGGCAGCAGACTGTGATCTACGTAGGAAAAGCTAAAGTGCTGAAAAACAGAGTGCGCTCCTACTTCACCGGTTCTCACGATGCGAAAACCCAAAGGCTTGTGACGGAAATCGAGGATTTTGAATATATCGTGACGTCCTCCAACCTTGAAGCGCTTATTTTAGAAATGAACTTGATCAAAAAGCATGATCCGAAATACAATGTCATGCTGAAAGACGACAAAACCTATCCTTTCATAAAACTTACCCATGAACGCCATCCAAGGCTGATTGTCACCCGCAATGTCAAAAAAGACAAGGGGCGCTATTTCGGGCCGTACCCGAATGTACAGGCTGCAAGGGAAACAAAAAAACTGCTAGACCGGCTGTATCCTCTCAGAAAATGCTCCAAGCTGCCGGACAGAGTATGCCTTTACTATCATTTGGGCCAATGTCTCGCTCCGTGCGTAAAGGACATTTCCGAAGAGACAAACAGAGAGCTGGTTGAGCGCATTACCCGTTTCTTAAAGGGCGGCTATAATGATGTCAAAAAAGAGCTTGAAGAGAAGATGCAGGAAGCTGCGGAGAATCTTGAGTTTGAACGGGCAAAAGAGCTTCGCGACCAAATCGCCCATATTGACTCAACGATGGAAAAACAAAAAATGACGATGAACGATTTAGTCGACCGTGACGTATTCGCGTACGCATATGATAAGGGCTGGATGTGTGTGCAGGTCTTTTTCATCCGCCAAGGAAAGCTTATTGAGCGGGATGTCAGCATGTTTCCGCTCTATCAGGAAGCTGATGATGAGTTCCTTACGTTCATCGGGCAGTTTTATTCAAAAAACAACCACTTCCTTCCAAAGGAAATTTTAGTTCCGGACAGCGTAGATCAATCGATGATTGAGCAGCTGCTGGAAACAAACGTCCACCAGCCGAAAAAAGGCCCGAAAAAAGAACTGCTTATGCTGGCTCATAAAAACGCGAAAATCGCGTTGAAAGAAAAATTCTCTTTAATTGAACGGGACGAGGAGCGTTCAATCGGGGCTGTGCAGAAACTCGGTGAAGCTTTGAATATTTATACACCGCACAGAATTGAAGCGTTTGATAACTCAAACATACAGGGGACAAACCCGGTTTCCGCGATGATCGTATTTATCGACGGCAAACCGAACAAAAGGGAATACCGCAAATATAAAATCAAAACCGTTACAGGGCCGGATGATTACGGTTCAATGAGAGAGGTTGTCAGAAGGCGTTATTCGAGAGTGCTTCGTGAAAACCTGCCGCTGCCCGATCTGATCATCATTGACGGAGGAAAAGGGCAAATCAACGCTGCAAAGGATGTCATTGAAAATGAATTAGGCCTGGATATTCCCATCGCCGGCTTAGCAAAAGACGAAAAACACAGAACTTCAAATTTACTCATCGGGGAACCGCTGGAGGCGGTATATCTGGAACGAAACAGCCAGGAATTTTACCTCCTGCAGCGCATTCAGGACGAGGTGCACCGATTCGCGATCAGCTTTCACCGGCAAATCCGCGGAAAAAGCGCGTTTCAATCCGTCTTGGACGACATCCCGGGCATCGGAGAGAAAAGAAAGAAAATGCTGTTAAAGCATTTCGGTTCGGTTAAAAAGATGAAGGAAGCAAGCCTTGAGGACCTCAAAAAAGCGGGTGTTCCGGCAGCGGCGGCTCAGCTCCTTTACGACAAATTGCAAAAATAGTGTTGTCCTTTTAAAAAAGATCTGATAAAATGTGAACTAATTTCATAGTTAGATCGTGTTATATGGTGAAGATAGAGGTGCGAACTTCAAAAGTAAGCCTTTGGAGAAAGATGGATTCTGTGAAAAAGGCTGAAAGGGGAGCGTCGCCGAAGCAAATAAAACCCCATCGGTATTATTTGCTGGCCGTGCATTGAATAAATGTAAGGCTGTCAAGAAATCATTTTCTTGGAGGGCTATCTCGTTGTTCATAATCATTTATGATGATTAATTGATAAGCAATGAGAGCAAATTCCTCTCATTGCTTTTTTTATTGTGGACAAAGCGCTCTTTCTCCTCACCCGCACGAACCAAAATGTAAAGGGTGGTCATTCATGGGTCTTATCGTACAAAAATTCGGAGGTACTTCCGTCGGCTCAGTCGAAAAAATTCAAAATGCGGCAAACCGTGCAATTGCAGAAAAACAGAAAGGCCATCAAGTCGTCGTAGTCGTTTCAGCTATGGGGAAATCCACTGACGCATTGGTCAGCCTTGCAAAAGACATCACTGGCCAGCCGAGCAAACGCGAAATGGATATGCTGCTGGCGACAGGCGAACAGGTCACGATTTCCCTGCTTTCAATGGCACTGCATGAAAAAGGCTATGACGCGGTGTCCTATACTGGCTGGCAGGCGGGAATCCGCACGGAATCCGTACACGGAAACGCCAGAATTACAGATATCGACACTTCTGTTTTAACAGACCAGCTTGAGCAAGGAAAGATTGTGATTGTCGCAGGATTCCAAGGCATGGCGGACAATTGCGAGATCACAACATTGGGCCGTGGCGGTTCAGACACAACAGCAGTCGCTTTGGCTGCCGCATTAAAAGCGGATAAATGTGACATATACACAGATGTGCCCGGCGTGTTTACAACCGATCCGCGCTATGTGAAATCAGCGAGAAAGCTTGCCGGAATCTCATACGATGAAATGCTTGAGCTTGCCAATTTAGGCGCCGGCGTTCTTCATCCGAGAGCCGTTGAATTTGCGAAAAATTACGAAGTGCCGTTAGAAGTACGTTCAAGTACAGAAACAGAAGCGGGAACATTAATTGAGGAGGAATCATCCATGGAGCAAAATTTAATTGTCAGAGGCATTGCGTTCGAAGACCA
The Bacillus vallismortis genome window above contains:
- the trxA gene encoding thioredoxin — encoded protein: MAIVKATDQSFSAETSEGVVLADFWAPWCGPCKMIAPVLEELDQEMGDKLKIVKIDVDENQETAGKYGVMSIPTLLVLKDGEVVETSVGFKPKEALQELVNKHL
- the uvrC gene encoding excinuclease ABC subunit UvrC, giving the protein MNKQLKEKLALLPDQPGCYLMKDRQQTVIYVGKAKVLKNRVRSYFTGSHDAKTQRLVTEIEDFEYIVTSSNLEALILEMNLIKKHDPKYNVMLKDDKTYPFIKLTHERHPRLIVTRNVKKDKGRYFGPYPNVQAARETKKLLDRLYPLRKCSKLPDRVCLYYHLGQCLAPCVKDISEETNRELVERITRFLKGGYNDVKKELEEKMQEAAENLEFERAKELRDQIAHIDSTMEKQKMTMNDLVDRDVFAYAYDKGWMCVQVFFIRQGKLIERDVSMFPLYQEADDEFLTFIGQFYSKNNHFLPKEILVPDSVDQSMIEQLLETNVHQPKKGPKKELLMLAHKNAKIALKEKFSLIERDEERSIGAVQKLGEALNIYTPHRIEAFDNSNIQGTNPVSAMIVFIDGKPNKREYRKYKIKTVTGPDDYGSMREVVRRRYSRVLRENLPLPDLIIIDGGKGQINAAKDVIENELGLDIPIAGLAKDEKHRTSNLLIGEPLEAVYLERNSQEFYLLQRIQDEVHRFAISFHRQIRGKSAFQSVLDDIPGIGEKRKKMLLKHFGSVKKMKEASLEDLKKAGVPAAAAQLLYDKLQK
- a CDS encoding aspartate kinase; amino-acid sequence: MGLIVQKFGGTSVGSVEKIQNAANRAIAEKQKGHQVVVVVSAMGKSTDALVSLAKDITGQPSKREMDMLLATGEQVTISLLSMALHEKGYDAVSYTGWQAGIRTESVHGNARITDIDTSVLTDQLEQGKIVIVAGFQGMADNCEITTLGRGGSDTTAVALAAALKADKCDIYTDVPGVFTTDPRYVKSARKLAGISYDEMLELANLGAGVLHPRAVEFAKNYEVPLEVRSSTETEAGTLIEEESSMEQNLIVRGIAFEDQITRVTIYGLTGGLTTLSTIFTTLAKRNINVDIIIQTQAGDNQTGISFSVKTEDANQAVAVLEEYKGALEFAKIETESKLAKVSIVGSGMVSNPGVAAEMFAVLAEKNILIKMVSTSEIKVSTVVSENDMVKAVEALHDAFELSKHPSAV